The Seleniivibrio woodruffii genome window below encodes:
- a CDS encoding MFS transporter gives MFKGTFRSLSIYNYRMWASGAIVSNIGTWMQRTAQDWLVLTHLTNNNATALGIVMALQFGPQFFLLPVNGFAADYFDRRKLLIATQASMGLLALGLGLLVLFDAAKLWHVYVFALLFGCVTAFDTPARQTFVSELVSEKDISNAVALNSTSFNTARMIGPAVSGVLIGTIGTGWVFMINAVSFGAVLLSLMMIKKGQLHLRDKVKFSRSGLADGFRYIAGRPDLKTILLMFFLIGTFGLNFPIFISTMAVSVFHANAHQYGILTSMMAIGSVTGALLSAGRDVPRAGFLFLGTFVFGAGFILAAFMPHYLLFGLALAIIGISAQTFTTTALSAVQLLTEANMRGRVLAILFAISWGGTVIGAPIVGRVADIFGARWSLSVGAASGLLAAAAGLYYIIRYKNFKIS, from the coding sequence ATGTTTAAAGGAACTTTCAGGTCACTGAGCATCTACAACTACAGAATGTGGGCATCGGGCGCAATAGTATCCAACATAGGCACATGGATGCAGCGGACGGCGCAGGACTGGCTGGTGCTGACCCACCTGACAAACAACAATGCCACTGCGCTGGGAATAGTCATGGCTTTGCAGTTCGGCCCCCAGTTCTTTCTGCTTCCGGTGAACGGCTTCGCCGCAGACTATTTCGACCGCAGAAAACTGCTGATAGCCACTCAGGCCTCCATGGGGCTTCTGGCTCTGGGGCTTGGGCTTCTGGTTCTGTTCGATGCCGCAAAGCTGTGGCATGTTTATGTGTTCGCTCTGCTTTTCGGCTGTGTCACAGCCTTTGACACACCCGCAAGACAGACCTTCGTTTCGGAACTGGTCAGCGAAAAAGATATTTCAAACGCAGTCGCCCTGAACTCAACATCTTTCAACACCGCACGGATGATAGGCCCCGCCGTGTCCGGAGTGCTCATAGGAACCATAGGCACGGGATGGGTTTTCATGATAAACGCTGTGTCTTTCGGGGCTGTGCTTCTGTCGCTGATGATGATAAAAAAGGGTCAGCTGCATCTCAGAGACAAGGTAAAATTCTCCAGAAGCGGTCTGGCGGATGGTTTCCGCTATATCGCAGGCAGACCCGACCTCAAAACAATTCTGCTGATGTTCTTTCTGATAGGAACCTTCGGCCTGAACTTCCCCATATTCATCTCAACAATGGCAGTGTCCGTCTTCCATGCCAATGCTCACCAATACGGAATCCTGACCTCCATGATGGCAATAGGCTCTGTCACCGGCGCTCTGCTCTCCGCAGGGCGGGACGTACCCCGTGCTGGATTTCTTTTTCTCGGCACGTTCGTTTTCGGTGCGGGTTTCATTCTGGCGGCTTTCATGCCCCATTATCTGCTCTTCGGCCTTGCCCTTGCCATCATAGGCATATCCGCCCAGACCTTCACAACAACGGCACTCAGCGCAGTTCAGCTGCTCACAGAGGCAAATATGCGCGGACGAGTCCTTGCCATCCTGTTTGCAATCTCATGGGGCGGAACGGTCATAGGCGCACCCATAGTCGGACGGGTGGCTGATATCTTCGGCGCACGCTGGAGCCTCAGCGTCGGTGCGGCATCGGGTCTTCTTGCCGCCGCCGCAGGTCTGTATTACATTATCCGTTACAAAAACTTCAAAATCAGTTAG
- a CDS encoding ATP-binding protein produces MLKNSYDSLVEKPEGEDRLITIRFIRKGEYAQIEICDNGAPITPEVRERLFEPYFSTKGCGAGTGIGLFTAQNLAANFDGGDLFYDDSDGKCFIFRIKPCQHD; encoded by the coding sequence GTGCTTAAAAATTCCTACGACAGCCTTGTCGAAAAGCCGGAAGGCGAAGACAGGCTTATAACCATACGGTTCATCAGAAAGGGTGAATATGCCCAGATAGAGATATGCGACAACGGCGCACCCATCACCCCCGAGGTCAGAGAGAGGCTTTTCGAGCCTTATTTTTCAACGAAAGGATGCGGAGCGGGAACAGGAATAGGCCTTTTCACTGCGCAGAACCTTGCGGCAAACTTTGACGGCGGCGATCTTTTCTACGACGATTCCGACGGAAAATGCTTCATTTTTCGCATCAAACCCTGCCAGCACGATTAA
- a CDS encoding nitronate monooxygenase, which translates to MKEYRILQGGMGAGVSDWRLARAVGESGEIGVVSGTAMDVILARRLQNGDKDGQMRKALAAFPAREIAERIIKTYFIEGGKAENAPYKQIEMYTMTPSKELQELTVAANFCEVFLAKEGHSNPIGINLMEKVILPNLASIYGAMLAGVDYIVMGAGIPREIPAVLDSYATGEDASLRLSVAGAEKDEEYKITFSPREIMGEYLTELKRPKFYAIVSSNILATTMVKKTKPAVDGLVIEHSSAGGHNAPPRGGMELDAKGEPIYTDKDEVELDKVKSLGVPFWLGGSWGEPGKLKAAIAAGAQGIQVGTIFAFCKESGFVDSIKKAIIERIPEVFTDPKASPTGFPFKVVSLHDTLSELETYLKRPRICNLGYLRSLYKKADGTIGYRCAAEPEDAYVSKGGLREETEGRKCLCNALVANIGLPTVYKNGYIEQYLVTAGETLKKVREFIKDGKESISAAEIIEILLHDTAPGKA; encoded by the coding sequence ATGAAAGAGTACAGAATTTTACAGGGCGGTATGGGCGCAGGAGTTTCCGATTGGCGTCTTGCTCGCGCTGTCGGGGAAAGCGGAGAGATCGGAGTTGTGTCCGGAACCGCTATGGACGTTATTTTGGCACGCAGACTTCAGAACGGCGACAAGGACGGACAGATGCGCAAAGCACTGGCTGCCTTCCCCGCCAGAGAGATCGCTGAAAGGATCATTAAAACATACTTCATCGAAGGCGGAAAAGCGGAAAACGCTCCCTACAAACAGATTGAAATGTATACCATGACACCTTCCAAAGAGCTTCAGGAGCTTACTGTTGCGGCTAACTTCTGCGAGGTTTTCCTTGCGAAGGAGGGTCACAGCAACCCCATCGGCATAAACCTGATGGAAAAGGTCATTCTCCCCAACCTCGCATCAATCTACGGAGCGATGCTGGCCGGAGTGGACTACATCGTCATGGGAGCAGGAATCCCCAGAGAAATACCCGCAGTTCTGGACAGCTATGCGACAGGTGAGGATGCGTCACTGCGTCTTTCCGTTGCCGGAGCCGAAAAGGACGAAGAATATAAGATAACATTCAGCCCCAGAGAGATCATGGGCGAATATCTGACCGAACTTAAAAGACCGAAATTCTACGCCATCGTTTCGTCAAACATTCTGGCCACAACAATGGTCAAAAAGACGAAACCCGCCGTTGACGGACTGGTTATCGAACATAGCTCCGCAGGCGGTCACAACGCTCCCCCCAGAGGCGGAATGGAGCTGGACGCAAAAGGCGAACCCATATACACAGATAAGGACGAGGTTGAACTGGACAAGGTAAAATCCCTCGGCGTTCCTTTCTGGCTGGGCGGTTCATGGGGCGAACCCGGCAAACTGAAAGCGGCCATAGCCGCAGGTGCGCAGGGTATTCAGGTGGGCACGATATTCGCATTCTGCAAGGAATCCGGATTTGTGGACAGCATAAAAAAAGCCATCATCGAACGCATTCCCGAGGTATTCACAGACCCCAAGGCATCCCCCACAGGATTCCCCTTCAAGGTTGTCAGCCTTCATGACACCCTTTCAGAGCTTGAAACATATCTGAAAAGACCCAGAATCTGCAACCTCGGCTACCTGCGTTCGCTCTATAAAAAAGCTGACGGAACCATAGGCTACCGCTGTGCGGCAGAGCCGGAGGACGCATATGTCAGCAAAGGCGGCCTGAGAGAGGAGACTGAGGGCAGAAAATGCCTCTGCAACGCTCTGGTGGCAAACATAGGCCTCCCCACTGTATACAAGAACGGCTATATCGAGCAGTATCTTGTTACGGCAGGCGAGACCCTCAAAAAAGTGCGTGAGTTCATCAAAGACGGCAAGGAGAGCATCTCTGCTGCCGAAATTATCGAGATACTTCTGCACGACACTGCGCCCGGCAAGGCGTAA
- a CDS encoding EF-hand domain-containing protein, with amino-acid sequence MSISGVNSASQYLYQYGQNKVSGSKQQGGADAFFSKVDTSQDGTVDKSELLALVDEITSQTGQSVDTESLFAEFDTDGNGTYSDDELRSFMQSNDIRPKGGPGGPPPSKGEEGSDSEYNSSEQIISLLTSIQDSLNSLLAQSGSSSSETSGDDGSDQTDYVSQLQTARTKSSDNASAYFQSSIDRLMQGLYSQYSAEA; translated from the coding sequence ATGAGTATCAGCGGTGTTAACAGCGCATCCCAGTACCTGTATCAGTACGGTCAGAACAAAGTTTCAGGCTCGAAACAGCAGGGCGGTGCGGATGCGTTTTTCAGCAAGGTCGACACAAGTCAGGACGGGACAGTAGACAAGAGTGAACTCCTTGCGCTGGTTGACGAAATTACGTCTCAGACAGGGCAGTCGGTTGACACGGAATCTCTCTTTGCCGAGTTCGATACAGACGGAAACGGCACTTACAGCGATGATGAGCTTCGCAGTTTCATGCAGTCAAACGACATACGCCCAAAAGGCGGTCCGGGAGGACCCCCGCCCTCGAAAGGGGAGGAGGGGAGCGATTCGGAATATAATTCGTCCGAGCAGATAATAAGCCTGCTCACATCGATTCAGGACAGCCTGAACAGTCTGCTGGCGCAGAGCGGCAGCAGTTCGTCGGAAACATCCGGCGATGACGGTTCAGACCAGACAGATTATGTGAGCCAGCTTCAGACGGCCAGGACAAAATCATCCGATAATGCTTCGGCCTATTTTCAGAGTTCCATAGACAGGCTCATGCAGGGTCTGTATTCACAGTATTCGGCTGAGGCGTAA
- a CDS encoding PhoX family protein has product MRKFKQLAAAAALSAVMAVSMVACSDSDSDSDTPTISFKGVKAPETETEKRSILVSDKATINGKEYSIGYHTILRSGDKPSSDSEVFGQLYDMNGNKVLNPTDSSEYVSSDNDFSSLLTGMDGNMYMISHFESVPAGMYLTKLNQNTSGVLTAEKTRHIDFSGVKGGWVHCAGSVTPWGTHLGSEEYEPNAKLVDATTGKFNDTYGNRMALYFGLATNLTTAGAYASMNIYDYGWQTELAVQNYSNVTVTKHYTMGRVAHELAYVMPDKKTAYISDDGTNVGLFRFVADTAADLSSGTLYAAKWNQTSAAGAGSADLTWISLGHATNAEVKAMLNAKVKYTDIFDEVDLTVSGATCPTTHKEINTTYGRQCLMVKTGMEKAASRLETRRYAAMLGATTEFRKMEGITHDPAKNVMYLALSEIGNGMLDNGSNDAGGPNHIKVAKNTCGAVYALDLDASYVAKNMYPVIAGKPLTTDYGAADNSQAYPSTSAFVNNKCNLDGIANPDNLTFMPGYKTLIIGEDTGEGHENDMIWSYNIETKALTRIQTTPFGSETTSPYFYPNYHGFAYLMSVIQHPYGEATAGMPAANSAADRRAYTGFVGPFPAMSK; this is encoded by the coding sequence ATGAGAAAGTTCAAACAGTTAGCGGCTGCGGCGGCACTCTCCGCCGTAATGGCAGTCTCAATGGTCGCCTGCTCAGACAGCGACAGCGATTCCGACACCCCCACGATATCTTTTAAAGGGGTAAAAGCTCCCGAAACTGAAACTGAGAAAAGGAGCATCCTCGTTTCCGACAAGGCCACCATCAACGGAAAAGAGTACTCCATCGGCTACCACACGATACTCAGAAGCGGCGACAAGCCCAGCAGTGATTCCGAGGTTTTCGGTCAGCTCTATGACATGAACGGAAATAAGGTGCTCAACCCCACCGACAGCTCCGAGTATGTCTCATCCGACAACGACTTCTCCTCGCTTCTGACAGGTATGGACGGGAACATGTATATGATCTCCCATTTCGAATCAGTACCCGCAGGGATGTATCTGACAAAACTTAACCAGAACACAAGCGGCGTGCTTACTGCCGAAAAGACCCGCCACATCGACTTCTCAGGCGTAAAAGGCGGCTGGGTTCATTGTGCGGGCAGTGTCACCCCCTGGGGAACGCATCTGGGTTCAGAGGAATACGAGCCCAACGCAAAGCTTGTTGACGCAACAACAGGCAAGTTCAACGACACATACGGAAACAGAATGGCTCTGTATTTCGGGCTGGCCACAAACCTGACAACGGCAGGCGCATACGCCTCAATGAATATCTACGACTACGGCTGGCAGACAGAGCTTGCCGTGCAGAACTACAGCAACGTGACAGTGACCAAGCACTACACCATGGGCAGGGTTGCACACGAGCTTGCATACGTTATGCCCGACAAAAAGACGGCCTACATATCTGACGACGGCACCAACGTCGGTCTGTTCAGATTTGTTGCCGACACGGCGGCAGACCTCTCTTCCGGCACTCTCTACGCCGCAAAATGGAACCAGACCTCAGCGGCTGGCGCAGGCTCGGCCGATCTGACATGGATAAGCCTCGGACATGCCACAAATGCCGAGGTGAAAGCTATGCTGAACGCAAAAGTGAAATACACGGACATCTTTGACGAGGTTGACCTTACGGTGAGCGGCGCAACCTGCCCCACAACCCACAAAGAGATAAACACCACATACGGACGTCAGTGTCTGATGGTTAAAACAGGCATGGAAAAGGCCGCTTCAAGACTTGAAACACGCCGCTATGCCGCAATGCTCGGCGCAACCACAGAGTTCCGCAAGATGGAGGGCATCACTCACGACCCCGCTAAGAACGTGATGTATCTCGCACTGTCTGAGATAGGCAACGGAATGCTCGACAACGGTTCCAACGATGCGGGCGGCCCCAACCACATAAAAGTGGCAAAAAACACCTGCGGTGCTGTTTACGCCCTCGACCTTGATGCTAGCTATGTTGCCAAGAACATGTACCCCGTCATAGCGGGCAAACCTCTGACAACAGACTACGGCGCAGCCGACAACTCACAGGCATACCCTTCAACAAGTGCATTCGTGAACAACAAATGTAATCTGGACGGCATTGCAAACCCCGACAACCTGACCTTTATGCCCGGATATAAAACACTCATCATCGGTGAGGACACGGGCGAAGGCCACGAGAACGACATGATCTGGTCGTACAACATTGAGACAAAAGCTCTTACACGCATACAGACCACGCCCTTCGGTTCCGAAACCACCTCTCCCTACTTCTATCCCAACTACCATGGTTTCGCATACCTGATGAGCGTTATCCAGCACCCCTACGGTGAAGCAACGGCAGGAATGCCCGCTGCCAACAGTGCGGCAGACCGCAGAGCCTATACAGGCTTCGTAGGCCCCTTCCCCGCAATGAGCAAATAA
- a CDS encoding 4Fe-4S dicluster domain-containing protein has product MAHHTAKHGYSSLAERLNRFPLGAPPSESLYKILSILMSEKEAGLIAQLPIKPFRAETAADIWKVSVTEARNQLDALCDRALLLDIIENGQMTYVLPPPMAGFFEFSMMRTRGDIDQALLGQLYYQYLNVEEDFIKNLFVNGETQLGRVFVNESMLSEDNNLYVLDYERATEVIKTASHIGVSMCYCRHKMEHAGTACDAPMDICMTFNNVGSSLIRHGYARQIDVSECMDLLDQAYDHNLVQFGENSKTEVSFICNCCGCCCEAMIAARKFGIMNPVHTSYFLPEIDADKCTGCGKCAELCPVEAMMMVSANDPQKPKKKLAKLDERICLGCAVCLRGCKVDALKLNTREKRVITPETGVHKVVMMAVERGGLEHLIFDNRALFSHRAMAAIIGAILKMPPIKRWMAGEQVKSRYLYRLIQEKK; this is encoded by the coding sequence ATGGCACACCATACCGCAAAACACGGATACAGCAGTCTCGCAGAGAGGCTGAACAGGTTCCCCCTCGGCGCACCGCCATCAGAATCACTCTATAAGATACTGTCAATACTCATGTCGGAGAAGGAGGCGGGGCTTATCGCACAGCTTCCCATCAAGCCTTTCCGAGCGGAGACTGCGGCGGATATCTGGAAGGTGAGCGTCACCGAGGCCAGAAATCAGCTGGATGCACTTTGCGACAGGGCACTTCTGCTGGATATCATCGAAAACGGACAGATGACCTACGTTCTGCCGCCACCTATGGCGGGCTTTTTCGAATTTTCAATGATGCGCACCAGAGGCGATATCGATCAGGCATTGCTGGGACAGCTTTATTATCAATACCTTAACGTTGAAGAGGACTTTATAAAGAACCTCTTTGTGAACGGCGAAACCCAGCTCGGACGTGTTTTTGTGAACGAATCCATGCTGTCCGAGGATAATAACCTCTATGTTCTGGACTACGAACGTGCCACCGAGGTAATAAAGACCGCAAGCCACATAGGCGTAAGCATGTGCTACTGCCGTCATAAGATGGAGCACGCAGGAACGGCCTGCGATGCGCCCATGGATATCTGCATGACGTTCAACAACGTCGGCAGTTCACTCATACGACACGGCTACGCAAGGCAGATAGACGTTTCCGAATGCATGGATCTGCTGGATCAGGCCTATGACCACAATCTGGTGCAGTTCGGCGAAAACTCAAAGACCGAGGTCAGCTTCATCTGCAACTGCTGCGGATGCTGCTGTGAGGCAATGATAGCCGCCCGCAAATTCGGCATAATGAACCCCGTACACACATCCTATTTCCTGCCGGAGATAGATGCGGATAAATGCACAGGATGCGGAAAATGTGCTGAACTCTGCCCGGTTGAGGCCATGATGATGGTCTCCGCCAACGACCCGCAAAAACCTAAGAAAAAACTGGCGAAGCTGGACGAAAGGATCTGTCTGGGATGCGCCGTGTGCCTGAGAGGGTGCAAAGTGGATGCGCTGAAACTCAATACCCGTGAAAAAAGGGTTATAACCCCAGAAACAGGGGTGCATAAGGTGGTCATGATGGCTGTTGAACGGGGCGGGCTGGAGCATCTGATATTCGATAACAGAGCTTTGTTCTCCCACAGAGCCATGGCCGCCATTATCGGGGCTATTCTGAAAATGCCGCCGATTAAACGCTGGATGGCCGGCGAACAGGTGAAATCACGATATCTTTACAGACTGATACAGGAGAAAAAATAA
- a CDS encoding response regulator transcription factor, whose protein sequence is MNRKILVIEDETQISSILKDYLQQSGFEVFTLDTGAGAVETIRKMVPDAVILDLMLPDTDGLEICRQVRKFSNVPILIATAKVEEIDRLIGLELGADDYICKPFSPREVVARVKAVLRRLSPETAEDVLTAGPVTIQPSKYQVNVNGNDLTLTRSEFELLYIMAKNPGRVFSRTDLIANVHGYEFEGYERTIDSHVKNLRKKLAGAVDGKELIQTVYGVGYKFDM, encoded by the coding sequence ATGAATAGGAAAATACTTGTAATCGAAGACGAAACACAAATATCATCAATACTTAAGGATTATCTCCAGCAGTCAGGTTTCGAGGTGTTCACCCTCGACACTGGTGCAGGGGCAGTTGAGACCATCAGAAAAATGGTTCCCGATGCGGTGATCCTCGACCTTATGCTTCCCGACACCGACGGGCTTGAGATATGCAGACAGGTTCGCAAGTTTTCAAACGTGCCCATTCTCATAGCCACGGCAAAGGTTGAGGAGATTGACAGGCTCATTGGCCTTGAGCTGGGAGCGGATGATTACATATGCAAGCCGTTCAGCCCCAGAGAGGTTGTGGCAAGGGTCAAAGCTGTGCTTCGCAGGCTGTCTCCGGAGACGGCGGAGGATGTGCTTACGGCGGGTCCGGTCACCATTCAGCCGTCAAAATATCAGGTGAATGTGAACGGAAACGACCTTACGCTGACCAGAAGCGAGTTCGAACTGCTCTACATAATGGCGAAGAACCCCGGCAGGGTCTTTTCCAGAACAGACCTGATAGCCAACGTACACGGATATGAGTTTGAGGGATACGAAAGAACCATCGACAGCCATGTTAAAAACCTGCGGAAGAAGCTGGCAGGTGCTGTTGACGGCAAGGAACTGATCCAGACGGTATACGGGGTCGGATACAAGTTCGATATGTAA
- a CDS encoding c-type heme family protein: MNRYPFVLITLSFFVLLSLYELYQGYSHFTNTMLNKSRDIAGISKAFGKWSSELGRIYVPSELVRPDETAPDAEKAQDESGNSLSRVNPVYMMNLAAKGMNSDIHIHLISRKPVNGNNLPKGWEVKGLHRIYDGQQEYHRLDFKSKDAIYFQYMSPFIVDETCKRCHQYADYKIGDVRGAISITFPVTAEHNKHFIFTILTILAYMMATAMVIRLITLSRREVYASWREKLKTIKELETEMNRRVMSEAALIHKTRSSSINEILRMVAHHWRQPLNNIGLLIQTIPLANTKQEEEEAAKQALKVVRDMSDTIDLFTSAAKVENKVRLEIKSMTFDALKLLRPEFESVGIEVYVNCHMGGAFEEIQMTGEDNVFFSCGKGTFTCDNLCGFSHVYVDGEESMFK, translated from the coding sequence ATGAACAGGTACCCATTTGTCCTGATCACCCTTTCTTTTTTCGTTCTGCTCTCACTCTATGAGCTGTATCAGGGATATTCACATTTCACAAACACAATGCTTAATAAATCCAGAGATATAGCCGGAATCAGCAAGGCTTTCGGCAAATGGAGCTCCGAACTGGGAAGGATTTACGTTCCCTCGGAACTGGTCAGACCGGACGAAACCGCACCGGACGCTGAAAAGGCTCAGGACGAAAGCGGAAACAGCCTGTCCAGAGTTAACCCCGTTTACATGATGAACCTCGCCGCAAAGGGCATGAACAGCGACATACACATCCATCTGATAAGCAGGAAACCCGTAAACGGAAACAACCTGCCGAAAGGATGGGAGGTCAAGGGACTTCACAGGATATACGACGGACAGCAGGAATATCACAGGCTGGACTTTAAGAGCAAGGACGCCATTTACTTCCAGTATATGAGCCCGTTCATTGTGGACGAGACCTGCAAACGTTGCCATCAGTACGCCGATTACAAGATAGGTGACGTAAGAGGCGCAATCAGCATCACTTTCCCCGTTACGGCGGAACATAACAAACATTTCATATTCACGATACTCACCATTCTGGCATATATGATGGCAACGGCTATGGTGATAAGGCTTATCACCCTTTCACGCCGGGAGGTCTATGCCTCGTGGAGAGAGAAGCTGAAGACCATAAAAGAGCTTGAGACCGAGATGAACCGAAGGGTGATGAGCGAGGCGGCGCTTATCCACAAAACACGCAGTTCATCCATCAACGAGATCCTCCGCATGGTTGCCCACCACTGGCGGCAGCCGCTGAACAACATCGGGCTTCTCATCCAGACCATCCCTCTGGCAAACACAAAGCAGGAGGAGGAGGAGGCCGCAAAACAGGCTCTTAAGGTTGTCAGAGACATGAGCGACACCATCGACCTGTTCACCTCTGCGGCAAAAGTTGAAAACAAGGTCAGGCTGGAGATAAAATCCATGACCTTCGATGCCCTGAAACTGCTCAGACCTGAATTTGAGTCGGTTGGGATAGAGGTTTATGTTAACTGCCATATGGGCGGCGCATTCGAAGAGATCCAGATGACCGGCGAGGACAACGTGTTCTTCTCCTGCGGTAAGGGAACCTTCACCTGCGATAATCTCTGCGGGTTCAGCCACGTTTATGTGGACGGCGAAGAGTCGATGTTCAAGTAG
- a CDS encoding ATP-binding protein, translated as MRVRLFYKIFALALFSVVVSISVMLLTVGYFGYFNFQDYLVKSKIHELSWLTDKLGEYYKENGSFEAIRLSAEERMPFSEPLGMKPFGKGDGGNRRPDMFPGGVADGRIRPLKEKDYEPFGRLKEDMLTADGKLNVMAFVHFRHFIMLQDADKKIVIGVGNVNEFHFISIISDGATVGYLGIRKPPKMTQPMAAEFVREQVEITLVSAVIIIAITGLLTWFFTKRLLAPVPPLIIATRKLASRDFSVEIRDMSNDELGDLAANFRKMAYDLSMYEQKQNRWISDISHELRTPLSVLLGNIEAMQDGVRNINSDSLNILHVEVSRLIKLVNELHEMTMVDSDNMRFSFGSVQICRIAEDAVELYRSRAEEFGFQIRTMIHNGETKVRGDVYRLRQVFINLIENALRHSKSPGVIFISCSEQNGSVLVTVEDTGPGVPEKSLGMLFDRLYRADISRSRETGGSGLGLAICKYIVEKHNGTIRAVCGSMGGLRIEIELPAEGENE; from the coding sequence ATGAGAGTCAGACTGTTTTACAAAATCTTTGCGCTTGCTCTGTTCTCCGTGGTGGTGAGTATTTCCGTAATGCTCCTCACGGTGGGCTATTTCGGATATTTCAACTTTCAGGACTATCTGGTTAAAAGCAAGATACACGAACTTTCGTGGCTGACGGATAAACTCGGTGAGTATTATAAGGAAAACGGCAGTTTTGAAGCCATAAGACTGTCGGCAGAGGAGCGTATGCCTTTTTCCGAACCTTTAGGGATGAAGCCCTTTGGAAAGGGCGATGGCGGAAACCGCAGGCCTGATATGTTTCCCGGCGGCGTTGCAGACGGCAGGATACGCCCGCTCAAGGAAAAAGATTATGAACCGTTCGGAAGGCTGAAAGAAGATATGCTGACAGCTGACGGTAAGCTGAATGTAATGGCTTTTGTACACTTCAGACATTTTATAATGCTTCAGGATGCCGATAAGAAAATTGTGATCGGTGTGGGAAATGTGAACGAATTCCATTTCATATCGATCATTTCCGACGGAGCAACTGTTGGCTATCTGGGCATAAGGAAACCGCCGAAAATGACACAGCCCATGGCGGCTGAGTTTGTCAGGGAACAGGTGGAGATAACCCTTGTCAGCGCAGTGATAATAATAGCCATCACCGGACTTTTGACATGGTTTTTCACTAAACGCCTGCTGGCTCCGGTTCCGCCGCTGATAATTGCAACCAGAAAGCTGGCATCCAGAGATTTCAGCGTTGAGATACGGGATATGTCGAACGACGAACTGGGCGACCTTGCGGCAAACTTCCGCAAGATGGCTTATGATCTCAGCATGTACGAACAGAAGCAGAACAGGTGGATATCGGACATATCCCATGAACTGCGCACGCCGCTTTCGGTTCTTCTGGGCAATATTGAGGCCATGCAGGATGGTGTGAGAAACATAAACTCCGACTCGCTGAACATTCTCCACGTTGAGGTTTCCCGACTTATAAAGCTGGTCAACGAACTCCATGAGATGACAATGGTCGATTCGGATAACATGCGGTTCAGCTTCGGCTCGGTTCAGATATGCAGAATAGCGGAGGATGCCGTCGAGCTTTACAGAAGCCGGGCGGAGGAGTTCGGGTTCCAGATACGCACAATGATACACAACGGCGAGACGAAGGTCAGAGGCGACGTTTACAGGCTGAGGCAGGTGTTTATAAACCTTATAGAGAATGCACTGCGCCACAGCAAAAGCCCCGGCGTGATATTCATATCATGCTCGGAGCAGAACGGGTCGGTGCTGGTGACAGTGGAAGACACCGGACCGGGAGTTCCGGAGAAGAGTCTGGGAATGCTTTTTGACAGGCTCTATCGTGCGGACATCTCCAGAAGCAGAGAGACAGGCGGCAGCGGCCTCGGCCTTGCCATCTGCAAATATATAGTTGAAAAACATAACGGAACTATCCGTGCCGTATGCGGAAGCATGGGCGGACTGAGAATCGAGATAGAACTTCCGGCAGAGGGAGAAAATGAATAG